A part of Methanohalobium evestigatum Z-7303 genomic DNA contains:
- a CDS encoding FeoC-like transcriptional regulator, whose translation MDANNSDDTFLIKKILQLIDKNNMTLNEIADELGLSRDELKFRLEMMEHMGEIESVKNNQSGCSGCSGSKCLGDNKLVVYQLTEKGRKICNK comes from the coding sequence ATGGATGCTAATAACTCAGATGACACTTTTCTAATAAAGAAAATATTGCAACTTATAGACAAGAATAACATGACTCTTAATGAGATAGCTGATGAACTGGGGTTGAGCAGGGATGAGTTGAAATTCAGACTTGAAATGATGGAGCATATGGGAGAAATTGAATCTGTGAAAAACAATCAGAGTGGATGCAGCGGGTGCAGCGGTTCTAAATGTTTAGGAGATAACAAACTTGTAGTATATCAGCTTACTGAGAAGGGTAGAAAAATCTGTAATAAATGA
- a CDS encoding winged helix-turn-helix domain-containing protein, with the protein MGDEDLKWKKEEWLKKVKSEGKMKDPTEDHKFGLKALQNPTRRNILKSMLNGSMNYSDLKEKFGLDDVQAKLHLNFLEEALYIEKEENNNDYLYYLTPRGEAYLENADYS; encoded by the coding sequence ATGGGTGATGAAGACCTGAAATGGAAAAAAGAAGAATGGCTTAAAAAAGTTAAATCAGAAGGTAAGATGAAAGATCCAACTGAAGACCACAAATTTGGTTTGAAAGCCCTTCAAAATCCAACCCGCAGGAATATATTGAAATCGATGTTAAACGGCAGTATGAATTACAGCGATTTAAAAGAAAAATTTGGTCTTGATGACGTCCAGGCAAAACTGCACCTTAATTTTCTTGAAGAAGCTCTCTACATTGAAAAAGAAGAAAATAATAATGATTACCTATACTATCTAACACCAAGAGGCGAAGCATATCTGGAAAATGCTGATTATTCTTAA
- the feoB gene encoding ferrous iron transport protein B, whose protein sequence is MGKTKVALAGNPNVGKTSLFNVLTGTRQHVGNWPGVTVEKKVGETTYNSEEIEITDLPGTYSLTAYSIDEIVARDYIVDEKPDVVVQVVDATNIERNLYLTTQLMELGTKVVIALNMSDIAESQGIVTDINRMREFLEIPVVKTVAKKGQGLNELLDVVVEESKKKTLHIHEIGYGNDIEKDISELEFLLEKDENLYKHYPLRWLSIKILEGDNNVLAKIQNSQVKDEVDEYLKKIDTDYYEALMADRRYGTISSVVSQVCTGCIHKVTPSDMIDRVLTNKYLGLPIFLALMWGAFEFTFSLSAPFMDLIDKGFVWLAGFVADNIETAWLASLIGDGIIGGVGAVLVFVPNIFILFFLLSILEDSGYLARAAFIMDKVMYSIGLQGKSFIPMLMGFGCNVPAIMATRTIEDHKDRLVTIMITPFMSCSARLPVYVLLGGAFFGKEAGTVIFGLYVLGILVAVLTAKLFRSTILKGDPAPFIMELPPYRIPHLTTSLMHMWDKGYTYIKKAGSIILVGVVVVWLLASLPFGVEYGSANSLVGTIGHLLEPLVAPLGFDWKIAVSLVLGFVAKEIVIGSLGTLYGTGEGSGLMERLQADPELFALNSLGLMVFILLYMPCIATVGVVKQETGSWKWTLFSVVYGIAVAWIFAFIIYQGGLVLGF, encoded by the coding sequence ATGGGAAAAACAAAGGTAGCTCTTGCAGGAAATCCCAATGTGGGTAAGACCAGTCTTTTTAATGTTTTAACCGGTACCAGACAACATGTAGGTAACTGGCCAGGTGTAACAGTAGAGAAAAAAGTTGGTGAAACAACTTATAACAGTGAAGAAATAGAAATTACTGATCTACCAGGGACTTACAGTTTAACAGCTTATTCTATTGATGAAATTGTTGCTAGAGATTATATTGTTGATGAAAAACCAGATGTAGTGGTTCAGGTAGTTGACGCGACTAATATAGAACGCAACCTGTATCTTACTACACAGCTCATGGAACTCGGGACGAAAGTTGTTATAGCTCTTAACATGAGCGATATCGCAGAGTCGCAGGGTATTGTAACCGATATCAACCGTATGAGAGAATTCTTAGAAATTCCAGTTGTTAAAACGGTTGCAAAAAAAGGACAAGGTCTTAATGAACTACTGGATGTTGTGGTTGAAGAGAGCAAGAAAAAAACTCTACATATACATGAGATTGGTTATGGGAATGATATCGAAAAAGATATCAGTGAACTGGAGTTTCTACTTGAAAAAGATGAAAATTTGTACAAACATTATCCTTTGAGATGGCTGAGTATAAAAATACTCGAAGGTGATAATAATGTACTGGCCAAAATTCAGAATAGCCAGGTAAAAGATGAAGTTGATGAGTATCTTAAAAAAATAGATACTGACTATTATGAAGCTTTAATGGCTGATAGAAGATATGGGACTATAAGTTCTGTAGTATCTCAGGTATGCACTGGGTGTATACACAAAGTAACTCCATCGGACATGATTGATAGAGTACTTACCAACAAATACCTGGGTCTGCCGATTTTCCTGGCTCTGATGTGGGGTGCTTTCGAATTTACGTTTTCTTTATCTGCTCCATTTATGGACCTTATAGATAAAGGGTTTGTATGGCTTGCAGGTTTTGTGGCAGATAATATCGAAACAGCATGGCTGGCTTCACTTATAGGTGATGGAATTATAGGTGGAGTAGGTGCAGTACTTGTTTTTGTACCAAATATTTTCATACTGTTCTTTTTGTTATCCATCCTTGAAGATAGTGGTTACCTTGCAAGAGCGGCTTTCATAATGGACAAAGTCATGTATTCAATAGGTTTGCAGGGCAAATCGTTCATACCCATGTTGATGGGTTTTGGTTGTAACGTGCCTGCTATCATGGCTACAAGGACTATAGAAGATCACAAAGACCGTCTTGTGACTATTATGATTACTCCTTTCATGTCCTGCAGTGCAAGGCTACCAGTTTATGTGTTGTTGGGTGGAGCTTTTTTTGGAAAAGAAGCAGGCACAGTAATATTTGGACTCTATGTACTGGGTATATTGGTTGCTGTGCTTACAGCAAAACTGTTTAGAAGCACAATCCTTAAAGGTGACCCTGCACCATTTATAATGGAACTTCCCCCTTATAGAATCCCTCATCTTACCACCAGTTTGATGCATATGTGGGATAAAGGTTATACATACATCAAAAAAGCAGGTAGTATCATACTTGTAGGTGTGGTTGTCGTCTGGTTACTTGCATCTTTGCCTTTTGGTGTTGAATACGGAAGTGCAAACAGTCTGGTAGGCACAATAGGTCATCTTCTCGAGCCGCTGGTGGCTCCACTTGGATTCGATTGGAAAATTGCAGTATCTTTAGTGCTGGGTTTTGTGGCTAAAGAAATCGTTATAGGTTCACTTGGTACACTTTACGGAACAGGCGAAGGAAGTGGTCTTATGGAACGTTTACAGGCAGACCCTGAACTTTTTGCGCTTAACTCACTTGGGCTTATGGTATTTATACTGTTATATATGCCATGTATCGCCACAGTAGGTGTAGTCAAGCAGGAAACAGGTTCCTGGAAATGGACATTGTTTTCAGTTGTTTATGGGATAGCAGTAGCATGGATATTTGCATTTATTATATACCAGGGAGGTCTTGTTCTTGGGTTTTGA
- a CDS encoding peptidyl-tRNA hydrolase translates to MFEKLKNFHNKFVPSTCNHQCRQVIVYCTQSYLSHEDYVDKIDHVAKASINKANEMDYDIWCCYCYQDTVLLMCNDFSEMDELYEKAVYGVGVPASFICNKNNNMIMMAIGPAKAQIIDNLVKNFDYF, encoded by the coding sequence ATGTTTGAAAAGTTGAAAAATTTTCATAATAAATTCGTACCCAGTACATGCAACCATCAATGCAGGCAAGTAATAGTTTACTGTACACAATCGTATTTGTCTCATGAGGATTATGTCGATAAAATAGATCATGTAGCTAAAGCTTCTATAAATAAAGCAAACGAAATGGATTACGACATCTGGTGCTGTTATTGTTATCAGGACACAGTGTTATTGATGTGTAATGATTTTTCAGAAATGGATGAGCTTTATGAAAAAGCAGTTTATGGAGTAGGGGTTCCTGCGAGTTTTATCTGCAATAAGAACAACAACATGATTATGATGGCTATAGGTCCTGCAAAAGCACAGATAATAGATAATTTGGTGAAAAATTTTGATTATTTTTGA
- a CDS encoding carboxymuconolactone decarboxylase family protein, with protein MNAIEETLNEQGLDLDNIKGNIMGDGAVSSRTKKLLTIASAVATGCDECVEKHKKEAKDAGINDDEISEAILVASLIRFGSGIKYLL; from the coding sequence ATGAATGCGATAGAAGAAACTCTAAACGAACAGGGGCTCGACCTGGATAATATAAAAGGTAACATAATGGGCGATGGTGCAGTATCTTCCAGAACGAAAAAACTGCTTACAATCGCAAGCGCAGTGGCTACAGGTTGCGATGAATGTGTTGAAAAACACAAAAAAGAAGCAAAAGATGCAGGAATCAATGATGATGAAATATCAGAAGCAATACTTGTTGCATCACTGATACGTTTTGGTTCTGGTATTAAATATCTTTTATAA
- a CDS encoding RNA-guided endonuclease InsQ/TnpB family protein, with amino-acid sequence MIVSRTETIRLKHENKVSRLCHISKNLYNQANYIIRQNWLNGYGYTKYQKVNEELKGTENYSILPSQTAQQTLKMVDRNWKSFFNSLKDYKINPHKYEGKPKPPNYKKKDGEFLLIFTSQQLTRGTKDNYLKFPKKLGLKIKTRLNEDTNIQQVRIVPLGVGYKCEIVYKQKIEHINLNENNIASIDLGINNIITMVNNIGEKPIVIKGGGVKSINQYYNKKKSQWKSFYDKRGFDETKRLEKLYQKRNNKINDFFHKVSKKIINYCIENNIGTLVIGYNEGWKQECNIGKKNNQNFVQIPFFKLKKQIEYKSEDAGIKVVFQEESYTSKCSFLDDEPIEKRTSYLGKRIKRGLFKSNTGKVINADVNGAYNILKKAFPGIMKGIEGVALHPVSISHECN; translated from the coding sequence ATGATTGTGTCAAGAACTGAAACTATTCGCTTAAAACACGAAAATAAAGTTTCACGACTTTGCCACATATCCAAAAATCTCTACAATCAAGCAAATTACATAATTAGACAGAATTGGCTCAATGGTTATGGATATACTAAATATCAAAAAGTAAATGAAGAACTGAAAGGAACTGAAAATTATTCTATTCTACCATCTCAAACAGCTCAACAGACTCTAAAAATGGTCGATAGAAATTGGAAATCATTTTTCAATTCGTTAAAAGACTACAAAATTAATCCTCATAAGTACGAAGGTAAACCAAAACCGCCAAACTATAAGAAAAAAGATGGAGAATTCCTTTTAATATTTACATCACAACAACTAACCAGAGGAACAAAAGATAATTATCTCAAGTTTCCCAAAAAACTGGGTCTAAAAATCAAAACAAGATTAAATGAGGATACTAATATCCAACAAGTGCGTATAGTTCCTCTTGGTGTTGGTTATAAATGTGAAATAGTCTATAAACAAAAAATTGAACATATTAATTTAAATGAAAATAATATAGCATCAATTGATTTAGGGATTAACAACATCATAACCATGGTAAATAACATTGGTGAAAAGCCAATTGTTATTAAAGGTGGTGGGGTTAAGAGCATAAATCAATACTACAACAAAAAGAAATCTCAATGGAAATCGTTTTATGACAAAAGAGGTTTTGATGAAACAAAAAGATTGGAAAAACTATACCAAAAAAGAAACAACAAGATAAACGATTTCTTCCATAAAGTTAGTAAAAAGATAATCAACTATTGCATCGAAAACAATATCGGCACATTAGTTATTGGTTATAATGAAGGATGGAAACAAGAATGTAATATTGGTAAAAAGAATAATCAAAATTTTGTGCAGATTCCATTCTTTAAGTTGAAGAAGCAAATTGAATACAAATCTGAAGATGCTGGTATAAAAGTTGTGTTTCAGGAAGAATCTTATACGTCAAAGTGCTCGTTCCTCGATGATGAACCAATCGAAAAAAGAACCTCTTATCTTGGTAAAAGGATAAAGAGAGGTTTATTTAAATCGAATACTGGTAAAGTGATCAACGCCGATGTAAACGGTGCTTACAACATACTCAAAAAAGCATTTCCCGGAATTATGAAGGGAATAGAGGGTGTAGCGTTACACCCAGTGAGCATATCTCACGAATGTAATTGA
- a CDS encoding DUF22 domain-containing protein, whose amino-acid sequence MSAEIVQIVSRKNGELKSTKVKASPYEFTMATRAKWETIVADGDVDIRAGEYKKIPVKELYIEPDMVAMPCIFSQHAVASVLRIGTKGGCKPVEEERLVNTAYVIGQETGSIRKGDLLGILNLFPVMFTREATKPREVE is encoded by the coding sequence ATGTCAGCAGAAATCGTTCAGATAGTATCGCGTAAAAATGGAGAGCTGAAATCTACAAAAGTAAAAGCATCACCATATGAATTTACTATGGCGACCCGTGCAAAATGGGAAACGATTGTAGCAGATGGGGATGTTGATATTAGGGCAGGAGAGTATAAGAAAATACCAGTAAAGGAACTTTATATAGAACCCGATATGGTAGCGATGCCGTGTATTTTTTCACAGCATGCAGTTGCCTCAGTGCTTAGGATTGGTACAAAAGGTGGATGTAAACCTGTGGAAGAAGAGAGGTTGGTAAATACAGCCTATGTAATAGGTCAAGAAACCGGGTCTATAAGAAAAGGAGACCTACTTGGTATTCTTAACCTGTTTCCCGTAATGTTTACAAGAGAAGCGACAAAACCAAGAGAGGTTGAATAA
- a CDS encoding GAF domain-containing protein: MDVYLFLWKSRYDWSVEYITSTQPFGYARDDLTSGNINYLDIVHPKDIDDVTKNFASCSKSGSDDISLQYRVITNSGDIRWVNEKVISHANTDSSQQYLSIVIDITDSKMEEEKLQETLAIKDELESIINNSPAIVFQWKSECKLEEKWPVEFVSDNINRFGYTPDEFVTGELQYGDIIYPDDLERVQYELCKRREKGHNDFSQEYRIVTKSGKIRWVDERTFIQRDKDGNPVSYQGIIVDITDRKHTENILHTEHDIALVINSLDEPEEILNQVLDLTINIGIIDCGCIHFIDEYGNLNLMVYKGLSHEFVNNISYLGSNSILNRIIMTGQPVYKDYSEIPFKSDLFANKNERLRAVALIPLVCNGEVLGSLNLSSHLYDEIPVDIRTAIETIAAQLGGFIARMKAEMNLYEYHALSSSIVPNKLELYENKQS, encoded by the coding sequence ATGGATGTATATTTGTTTTTATGGAAATCAAGATATGATTGGTCTGTAGAATATATAACAAGCACTCAGCCTTTTGGATATGCTAGAGATGACCTCACATCAGGAAACATTAATTATTTAGATATAGTCCATCCAAAAGATATAGATGACGTAACTAAGAACTTTGCTAGTTGTAGTAAGTCAGGTAGTGATGATATATCCCTTCAATATAGAGTTATTACAAACTCTGGAGATATTAGATGGGTTAATGAAAAAGTCATTAGCCATGCTAACACCGACTCTTCTCAACAATACTTGAGTATAGTCATAGATATTACAGATTCGAAAATGGAAGAAGAAAAACTCCAGGAAACACTTGCAATAAAAGATGAACTTGAATCGATAATTAACAATAGTCCTGCGATAGTTTTTCAGTGGAAGTCGGAATGTAAACTTGAAGAAAAATGGCCTGTTGAATTTGTATCGGACAACATAAACCGTTTTGGTTATACACCAGATGAATTTGTTACAGGAGAACTTCAATACGGAGACATAATCTATCCTGACGATCTGGAACGTGTTCAATATGAACTCTGCAAACGCAGGGAAAAAGGACATAATGATTTTTCGCAGGAATACAGGATAGTTACTAAATCGGGTAAAATCAGATGGGTGGATGAGAGAACTTTTATCCAGCGGGATAAAGATGGTAATCCTGTTTCTTATCAGGGGATTATTGTTGATATTACTGACAGGAAACATACTGAAAATATCCTGCATACAGAACATGATATCGCGCTTGTTATAAATTCCCTTGATGAGCCTGAGGAAATTTTGAACCAGGTGCTTGATTTAACCATAAATATAGGTATTATTGATTGTGGATGTATTCATTTTATAGATGAATACGGAAACTTGAACCTGATGGTGTATAAAGGATTATCTCATGAATTCGTGAATAATATATCATATCTGGGTTCAAATTCCATTCTTAACAGAATTATAATGACCGGTCAACCGGTTTACAAGGACTATTCTGAAATCCCGTTTAAATCGGACCTATTTGCAAATAAAAACGAAAGATTGCGTGCAGTTGCACTTATACCGTTAGTCTGTAACGGAGAAGTACTGGGTTCATTAAACCTGTCATCTCATTTGTATGATGAAATTCCCGTTGATATCCGTACAGCCATTGAAACAATTGCCGCACAATTGGGTGGTTTTATCGCACGGATGAAGGCTGAGATGAACCTCTATGAATATCATGCTTTGAGTTCATCAATTGTACCTAATAAACTTGAACTTTATGAAAACAAGCAAAGTTGA
- a CDS encoding FeoA family protein: MSEITLNLLDENSRGRIKQIQGKGKLRKRFFEMGLVPGSEVEVIKRAPLGDPIELKIKGYNIAFRKNEAQYVLVEPI, from the coding sequence ATGTCTGAAATCACCCTCAATTTACTCGATGAAAATAGTAGAGGTAGAATAAAACAAATCCAGGGAAAAGGCAAGCTCAGGAAACGCTTTTTTGAAATGGGACTGGTCCCGGGTTCTGAAGTTGAAGTGATAAAAAGAGCACCTTTGGGAGACCCGATAGAACTTAAAATCAAAGGTTATAATATAGCTTTCAGAAAAAATGAAGCTCAATATGTTCTAGTAGAGCCGATTTAA
- a CDS encoding PAS domain S-box protein has protein sequence MNEGVCFHEIIYDKKGYPVDYLIIDCNPAYESTIGLKKDEVLGKKASEVYGTDEPPHLSTYAKVAETGEQTYFETYFPPFDKYFKISAISPEKGKFVTIFNDITEYKKLKDDLQQTITEFNYLFDSMEDALFVGDLEGNILDVNETAVKRLGYSKKEILSMHVKDIDGLYNENGVKTKLMNLPENGKQRFESVHVTNNGNKIPVEINSNLISYRGKTAVLSVVRNITDRKNAENQIQRKVEEQKALLSSTPAYVYLKDSKLNYLTANDAFCKGVGLPVENIKGKNDFDLFSGNDAEKFRSDDASVMNSGKPIYNFEETYTTSKCEKRWALTSKVPYFDVEGNVIGIVGSSLDITERKRMHERLEKSEYEKRVILDSTSEIVVYHDLEGRILWCNKAATKFTGLNGSDLIGQYCYKLLYNKSEICDNCLINEILKTGKHQEETVTFTDRILNIKKDPVRDTSGDIIGIISVGNDITDKVKTEEKIQRYAEELEKMNRELEHRVRKQTEEIINAERTRELELHHRIKNNLQVISSLLSLQSENFTDGKVKDAFIDTQNRVISMSLVHNKLYQTNGLENVNSKDYIEDLVDHLVGLYGGSNITIKIDVQDIYFGIDTIIPLGMIITELLSNSLKYAFFDDEQGEVYVGLYQNDEEYYKLIVADNGKGFSEEIDIEEPNTLGLQLVNSLVDQINGDLEVETINGTKFVIKFTC, from the coding sequence ATGAATGAAGGGGTTTGTTTTCATGAAATCATCTATGATAAAAAAGGATATCCAGTTGATTATTTAATAATAGATTGTAATCCTGCTTATGAATCGACCATCGGTTTAAAAAAAGATGAAGTGTTAGGAAAAAAGGCTTCAGAAGTTTATGGTACAGATGAACCTCCTCATTTATCTACATATGCAAAAGTGGCTGAAACTGGTGAACAAACATATTTTGAAACTTATTTTCCACCATTTGACAAATATTTCAAAATATCTGCTATATCACCTGAAAAAGGAAAATTTGTAACTATCTTTAACGATATCACCGAATATAAAAAATTAAAAGATGATCTCCAACAAACAATAACTGAATTCAATTATCTTTTTGACAGCATGGAAGATGCTCTTTTTGTAGGTGATTTGGAAGGCAACATCCTTGATGTTAATGAAACTGCTGTTAAAAGATTGGGTTATTCTAAGAAAGAAATACTTTCAATGCATGTTAAGGATATAGATGGGCTTTACAATGAAAACGGAGTTAAAACTAAGCTTATGAATCTTCCTGAAAATGGGAAACAAAGGTTTGAATCGGTCCATGTAACAAATAATGGTAACAAAATCCCGGTAGAAATCAATTCAAACTTGATTAGTTATAGGGGAAAAACAGCTGTTCTTAGTGTAGTTCGTAATATTACTGATAGAAAAAACGCAGAAAACCAGATTCAAAGAAAAGTAGAGGAACAAAAGGCACTGTTGTCATCTACACCTGCTTATGTATATTTAAAAGATAGTAAATTGAATTATCTCACAGCAAATGATGCTTTCTGTAAAGGAGTAGGTTTACCAGTTGAAAATATAAAAGGCAAGAATGACTTTGATTTGTTCTCAGGGAATGATGCAGAAAAATTCCGTTCAGATGATGCATCGGTTATGAACTCCGGCAAACCAATTTATAATTTTGAAGAAACATACACTACATCCAAATGTGAAAAAAGGTGGGCTCTTACATCCAAAGTACCCTATTTTGATGTTGAAGGAAACGTCATAGGAATAGTTGGTAGTTCATTGGATATCACTGAAAGGAAACGAATGCATGAGAGATTAGAAAAATCTGAGTATGAAAAAAGGGTTATCCTTGATTCTACTTCAGAAATAGTTGTGTACCATGACCTTGAGGGCAGGATTTTATGGTGTAATAAAGCGGCGACTAAATTTACAGGTCTTAATGGTAGTGATTTAATAGGTCAGTATTGTTATAAACTGCTGTACAATAAATCAGAAATCTGTGACAATTGCCTTATAAATGAGATTTTAAAAACCGGAAAACATCAGGAAGAAACTGTAACCTTTACAGACAGGATATTGAACATTAAAAAGGACCCGGTTCGAGATACCAGTGGAGATATAATTGGGATTATAAGTGTTGGCAATGATATCACTGATAAAGTTAAAACCGAAGAAAAAATACAGAGATATGCAGAGGAATTGGAAAAAATGAACAGAGAGCTTGAACATCGTGTTCGGAAACAGACAGAAGAGATCATAAATGCTGAAAGGACAAGAGAACTTGAACTCCATCACAGAATAAAAAATAATCTTCAGGTAATATCAAGTTTGCTCAGCCTTCAATCAGAAAATTTCACAGATGGCAAAGTCAAAGATGCTTTCATAGATACACAAAATCGTGTCATATCGATGTCTCTTGTTCATAACAAATTGTACCAAACCAATGGGCTGGAGAATGTAAACTCAAAAGATTACATAGAAGACCTTGTTGACCATCTGGTAGGCCTATATGGTGGTTCTAACATTACTATAAAAATCGATGTTCAGGATATATATTTTGGAATCGATACCATTATTCCACTTGGAATGATTATAACTGAACTTCTGTCTAATTCTTTGAAATATGCGTTCTTTGATGATGAACAAGGTGAAGTATATGTTGGACTTTATCAGAATGATGAAGAATATTATAAATTAATCGTAGCTGATAATGGCAAGGGCTTTTCAGAGGAAATTGATATAGAAGAACCTAATACACTTGGTCTACAGCTAGTAAATAGCCTTGTCGACCAGATTAATGGTGACCTTGAAGTAGAGACCATAAATGGTACAAAATTTGTCATCAAGTTCACTTGTTAA
- a CDS encoding restriction endonuclease, producing the protein MLWKELLQEVENYYKNRGYHVQRIPGIDTGADLLATLEGVEKVSIKICSREFASVSTVHEVSSAKIYYRCDRAEIINTEPFSKEVELLADVIDVKLINRNELGNIVEKY; encoded by the coding sequence ATGTTATGGAAAGAACTGTTGCAGGAAGTAGAAAATTATTACAAAAACAGAGGTTACCATGTCCAAAGAATTCCAGGTATAGATACTGGCGCAGACCTCCTGGCAACGTTGGAAGGTGTCGAAAAGGTATCTATAAAGATTTGTTCCAGAGAGTTTGCTTCAGTTTCAACCGTTCATGAGGTTTCTTCTGCTAAAATCTATTATAGGTGTGACAGAGCAGAAATAATAAACACTGAGCCTTTCAGTAAAGAAGTAGAACTATTAGCGGATGTTATTGATGTAAAATTGATAAACAGGAACGAGCTTGGAAATATCGTTGAAAAATATTAA
- a CDS encoding IS607 family transposase codes for MKAGDVLKTLRITRPTLYRCVENGYIKRTLLPNGQYEYDDESVYAFLNKDVKRKTVIYARVSTSKQKKDLENQVQMLKTWAFNSGYQVNHIYSDVSSGISFEKRKDFFKMLDEITNYKVENVIISYKDRLSRVGFELFYHLFSKYGTNIIVVSDIGSKKLDDEEVFSEITSLLHCYSVNLYSKTRAKSIEIKKEE; via the coding sequence ATAAAAGCGGGTGATGTTTTAAAAACGTTGAGAATAACAAGACCAACATTGTATAGATGTGTAGAAAATGGTTATATAAAAAGAACTTTACTCCCGAATGGACAATATGAATATGACGATGAATCTGTTTATGCTTTCTTAAATAAGGATGTGAAAAGAAAAACTGTGATATATGCCAGAGTTTCAACATCAAAACAGAAAAAAGACCTTGAAAACCAAGTGCAAATGCTTAAAACATGGGCGTTTAATTCGGGTTATCAAGTAAATCATATTTATTCGGATGTGTCTTCAGGGATTTCGTTTGAAAAGAGAAAAGATTTCTTTAAGATGTTGGATGAAATTACTAACTATAAAGTCGAAAACGTAATTATATCATATAAAGATAGACTAAGTAGAGTTGGGTTTGAATTGTTTTACCATTTGTTTTCCAAATACGGCACCAACATAATCGTTGTGTCGGATATCGGAAGTAAAAAATTGGATGATGAAGAAGTGTTCAGTGAAATAACATCTCTACTACATTGTTATTCCGTGAATCTATACAGCAAAACAAGAGCAAAGTCAATAGAAATAAAGAAAGAAGAATGA
- the iscB gene encoding RNA-guided endonuclease IscB yields the protein MRVFVISKNKKPLMPTRPAKARRLLQSGKAKVIRRTPFSIKLLYETTEYTQPVVAGMDSGSKHIGCAAVANDEVLYQSEVELIDDISKKLQQRASYRRNRRSRKTRYRKPRFNNRGNSKKDERIAPSIKSKVQSHERERRFVESILPVKKWIVETASFDIHKITNPNVSGTGYQNGDLKGYYNIRTYVLHRDNYTCQKCKNRSKDPKLECHHIVFRSNGGTDRPDNLITLCETCHGKLHDGEFTINKKPSNTKHPTEMGIVRSQIRKLNWKFQETFGYITKYKREQKLNLEKTHYNDAVAICCNENNPNPNI from the coding sequence ATGCGTGTATTTGTTATAAGCAAAAACAAGAAACCTCTAATGCCTACGAGACCTGCCAAAGCCAGAAGATTATTGCAATCTGGCAAAGCTAAAGTGATCAGAAGAACTCCATTTTCTATCAAATTACTCTACGAAACAACTGAGTACACCCAACCAGTGGTTGCCGGGATGGATTCCGGTTCAAAACACATCGGGTGTGCTGCTGTTGCTAACGACGAAGTACTGTATCAGTCAGAAGTAGAACTAATAGATGATATATCTAAAAAATTACAGCAAAGAGCCAGTTACAGGAGAAACAGGAGATCAAGAAAGACAAGGTACAGAAAACCGAGATTCAATAACAGGGGAAATTCCAAGAAAGATGAAAGAATAGCTCCATCAATCAAGAGCAAAGTGCAGTCCCACGAAAGAGAAAGAAGATTCGTGGAATCCATTCTACCTGTCAAGAAATGGATTGTTGAAACTGCTTCGTTCGATATACACAAAATCACAAATCCAAATGTTTCAGGTACAGGTTACCAGAACGGTGATTTGAAAGGATACTACAACATTAGGACATACGTTCTGCATAGAGACAACTACACCTGTCAAAAATGTAAGAACAGGTCGAAAGACCCGAAATTAGAATGCCACCACATAGTTTTCAGAAGCAACGGTGGAACTGACAGACCTGACAATCTGATTACTCTCTGCGAAACCTGTCATGGCAAGCTGCATGATGGCGAATTCACGATAAACAAAAAACCGTCTAACACAAAACATCCAACCGAGATGGGTATTGTCAGGTCGCAGATAAGAAAACTGAACTGGAAGTTTCAGGAAACATTCGGGTACATAACCAAATACAAGAGAGAACAGAAACTAAATCTGGAAAAGACTCATTACAACGATGCTGTAGCAATCTGTTGCAACGAGAATAACCCAAATCCGAACATATAG